TATCTGGACTTTTCCAACAAAGCAGTGAGGCCACTGTGCGTTTGCGGCAGCGTTATTTGTTCCGTTCGAACACGACGCGTTAAAAGCCTTCAGGTCATTCATTTGGTGTTGTCATGGCCTGTACGGTAACTGAGCGTTTATACAGATGGAGAGGTCGCTGGGCAATGATGTCACGCTTGAGCTAGGGCTTACACAATGATATCATGCTTGTTCTCATGCATCTTTGACAATGGAAAATCACAGTTAGCGCCTTCGGCTATAGGAGTCGTTGCATAAAGTGCCTTTGTCCTCCGAGCTTTTGAGCCGCTGGCTGTTCGCTGCTGTGTTGCCAGTTCTGGCCTCCAGCACCTCTCAAGCACGCACTGCAGTTGATTTTGAAAACATTTCTAACACTACCAGTATATATAACTTATAATAGAGGTTATTAGGAGCATTATTCTACATTTATAATAGTACAGATGATTAAAATAGCATAAGAATAAATTCAGACCCTGGAAGGCCTTTACAATATGAAACACAGCATCAAATACAACATAACCAACAAGACGATTCACAATTGCAACATGAGTCAAAATTATATTCATACACCCACACTCTTGCATAATACCTGTTGACATACTATGAAATAAAGTTCTACTTTCTGTTTTATCCTCAGGCGGATTTTTCACCCATGAAAACCACGTGGTACTGTCCACTGGATCTAGTAAGTCTTCTGATTCTCATACTAATCcaacaaaaatgaacacaacacGTAGATTTATAACCCATCAAAACAGATTTTAACAAAAATTTCAGTTCAGAAAGTGAGGCtgtattcattgttttttttattggcgacaacaaataaaataaagctgcCTGCTGTATTTCACCATCTTTATGTGTTTACCAGTCTTTTCTTTCCATTGTGCAGCAATTAGCCAATGCAAAACATTCAAAATCAATTGAAACATTGCTAATCAATGTGAGTACCTGAAGAGTGGATGAATAATACAGTTGCATATTTTCTCCAGATAAACAGTTTCTGACATCCAGATCTATTTGTATAGACTAGTGATTCTTTCAACTGACAGACTGGGAACTGGCCTAACAGAACTCAGTTATATCTTTTAAAGTAGGGGTATTAGAAAacattgatacagcaatatatcatgatattttatgtggtgatattgtattgatacagggacatcaaatatatatattttttatagaaatttagtccaccgggtggtacTGTCAAGGTCAGCAGAAATGAGCATGCGACTACAATCTCCACTattgtagatggcgctgtaggTTGAGATGGCGCAGTGACGATGAGACAGCTGAATGATTTTACGATTCCATATTGACAGAATATTTGTTTGGTCCAATTAAGGCAGGATAAATTTTTTGTGTAAATtagtattattaaattaaattaaatgtaacaatataaaaatatctacTTGAATGTTAGAAAACCATGATTCATAGAGATATGAATTTAAAAAGTACAGTATTTCAAATTTGTACTGAACTATGTGTTTTCTGTGATCTTTCTTTTCCAAGTCTACTGTGtttgaagaggaagaggatggtATCATTTACACAGTAGTGGTGAAACCACAGCATACACCCAGTTCACGGGTAAGACAGAATCCGTTTATTGACTCAGTGTTCTTTGCTGGATAATAATAGCCTATATCTTCTTTTACTCTCAGCCCTATGTCTTCCGCTCCCAGTGTGTGAAGGCAGGCACTGAAGAGAAGCTGGTCCTTCACCTCCTCCATGCCTTCTCCATGGGAGACTCATCCTTTGTCTCTATCTTCCTCTCCACATACCGCTCCTTTACTACTACAGAGAGAGTGCTGAATGTCCTGAGAGACAGGTACAGATTTCATTCAGCCagtcaaacaaatacaaaagtaGTGAGTCAAAGCAACATTGCTTAATGGACATAACCTGGATTTATTACCAAACTGCCGTTTcatgtatttaatatttaacatgCGGTACCCCATTTCCACAAGCACTGGAAGCTTTGGATCTATGATAACACAATTCAAATACATCTACAACCCCGCTATAAAACAACTTCTTTACAGACAAATGGCATGTCACAAATATCACAACTTTTTACATTCATAGCAACCTGTTAAACACAGTGATGTAGGAATACACAACCATTACTTTCATGTTATGTAAAAATAgtgggaatgaaaaaaaaatgttatacaaGTCTGATGTTTTTCCGGATATGTTATTTCATGTGTGAAAGTATTGCATGTTGTTATTCTTTGTAATGCTTTGGACTGCTGTCTCTTAATATAGCTGCTCTCACTCTTACTTTctatttctctttctctttgtgtTAATCCTGTTCTGGGCTGGAGATAGGCTGGAGCATCCTCCTGGAGAAACCAAGAGTCACCTAAGACATGCATTCAACAAGTAGGACTACCAAATGAATGAGCACATTTAATTTGTGAACACATATGTATAAACGAGTGAGAAATGCTGTAATATTTGATTTGAGTTCTCAATTAGTTATTCCCTTTGTGTTCCTGACCCAGAGCTGTATGCACAGTCTTCAGTACGTGGCTGACAGAGTATCCAGAAGACTTTTGCTCCCTGCCGGACCCCTCATGTCTGCTGTGTTTGGCCCCCGTTCTGCCTACTGACTCACCTGGCTCTGAGCTCAAGAGCCGTGTCCTGCAGATAGCTGAGGAACTCAGCGAGAAGTCCTTGCTCTGTAGCCCCCCCAGAGGTCAGCATCTCACTTCTTAACACATGTGGCCAAACCCCCACCACTTTCACGTACCTGTTGAGGAGACCATGGACAATCAGAACAGTCACATCACTGTTACCCCATCTTTAGCAGGATTTTCTGATTACAGACAGCCTGTTGTATTTATTGAGGCACGTGGTCAGAGAATTCTGATTTGAAGTAATTGCAGATATTTGGAAAAAGAATGTGTCATTGTAGTTGAAGTTAttgttgagctttattgtcatttcagctatatacatgttagacagtacatgaaatgaaacaacgtttctccggaacctggtgctacatgtaacatttaaacaattgaaCAAAGTTACATCCTGAcataatgtgcatgtgtgcaacagacaaactgggctacattcCACAGGAAGTAAAGGCTGTTTAGCTGGTGTTCAGGAGAGTTCAGGAGAGGTTCTACAATCCACACAAGAtccgtcgatgttcagtggagggTGGACAACAAACATCTCTTtagttttgtccacattcagaaacagattgttgaccttacaccagtccatcattcattgcacctcctctctgtatgctgactcatcgtttttctgatgagacccaccacggtcatGTCATcggcaaacttgatgatgtggtcaGAGCTGGGTGACCAGcatttgtgcatatgtgtccttaATCCTATTTGTCTGTGTCATAGAGTTATGACACCTTATGACATAGTTATGTACGTGTCATAATCCTTAATAGCTGTTTCAGTTATGAATCTGTTTGATGAAAAAGTTTTCATAATATCAAAAACAATCaattaatacataaatgtattttctcaaataataaatacattcaatTTAGAATGACAATTATACACAATTTTGAGTATTAATAATTACATGTTACTGCTTACTCTTAAATACTCTTATAACATATTTTTTACTGATTTAGCAGTGTTGAAAGCTAATGAGCCATTTCCTTTCTCCAGACAGGAGCAACAATATGAACTATACAAGTGACAGCACACAATTTGATGCCACCACAATCCTGGGCTTCCTAGCCGATGTGATTGCTGAACAGCTCACAAAGATAGAGACGGTGAGTCTTGTCAAACTTTTAAGTTGACAACTTTCTCAATGCTTACTGTGCTAAGATGTGCCCTGTAACATAAGTGCTTATCTCTCTTGTCcctctgtgtgtctgttcttCTGCATATCTCTCAGGAGCTGTTTCTGCAGCTGGTGCCGTACCACTGCCTGGGTTCCCTCTGGTCCCAGAGGGATAAGAAAGGCAGGGAGGGCCAGTGCTGGTCAGTTAAGGAGACAGTACGGCAGTTTAACCGCCTGGCAAACGCAGTGAGAGCCTCCTGCCTGTGGATCAAGGAATTGCGGAGTCAGCAGAGAGCCAGGCTGTTGGAGAAATGGATCAGTGTGGCAGAGGTAAGCACAAAATCCATAGTCCTAATAACGTGAAACCTTTGTTTACTGATCAAATACAGCACAATGGAAATTGCTACgcttatatttataatatctgATCACTTGCTgatactgtatttttatttatattaaaatgtccGTTATGAAGAGTACTAAAGCACatcaacagaaaataaatctTCTTTTTAAATCGGCTCTATGGCAGTGAATATAAAATGCAATAGAATGTTTTTGGTTgaaaagcactttttaaaatacattgtcAGTAATTTTAAGTTGGTTTGCTGATGTTGCGGTCCAGTTCTTTCAAACTCAATGGCTCAGGCTCAGCTTCATACATGTTAGACATTTATTTGCTTATGAATTCAAAAACTAGGTAATTTATTGCGTCCCTGGGAACCTGTTCTTTTCTTTAGCCAGCAGTTAAAGCACTAAAGTCTGTTTCATGGATCAGCTGCTTCCTGCAGCTTGCTTCCACCCATTGAGGCTGAATGTGCACATGATTAAAGGGACTTACAAGATTACATGAGATATGATGAAGCTGGTTTGAATGTTATGCTACCAAGAATAATTGtcatacaaaacaataatactacTAACACAGCGAGTGGTGTGTACAATTGTCCTATTGTGCAAATCTGCAGTGTGGCTTAGGGGAACCTGCCTGGAAATCTCCTGATCTCACATGATTTGTTCTATGGCACTAAACTGAGACAATGTACTACATTCaagtattttaataatttaagaCCAGAGCAGTTTTTTGGGTTCAACTGCAAACTCTTAGTTTATCTCTATCTTGATTACCCACAACCATAAATTCAGACTCATTTTTATTGCACGTAGTTACTGATTTATATACAAAGCTAATTAAATCATCTGCCATACCTTTTTCACAGGCTTGCCGGGCCAGGAAAAATTTTTCCTCTCTCTATGCCATCATCTCTGCTCTGCAGAGCAACCCAATACACAGACTCAGGCGGACGTGGCAGGAAACAGACAGGTCTGTTGAAGGAAGTATTACTGGTATGATTCTTCATGCTGACATGTGACCGGtcagtttgttttgtatttAGTTTGGCAGCAGTCAAGCCCGGGCTGAAGCACATGAGCATTTATTGCTGAATCAGAAAAACGGGGTTGAGAAGAAGTGAAGTGCTGACCGTTGTAGTAGGGTAGAGAAGTGGAACTTTATCCTCcttttgctctgacatgcacaGGGAAGCGGTGAGACGGTATGAGGAGCTGTCATCTATTTTCTCAGAGAAGGACAACTATTCACAGAGCCGGGAGCTGCTTAAAGAGGTGAGGCACACAAAATTGGCTTGTGTGTGCTGTAGCAATGTAGTTAATTTGATTCATTACAATCAATGTGATAAATTACAAGTATTACAAGTACTGTAatgataaatatgttttttttttgtactttcaatacttaaaaaaatgtaacagaaCATGACTagtaagtcttttttttcccaggagGGAACATCCAAATTTGCTAATCAGGACTCTAGGATCAATAACCGGAAAAATACTGGGGtaacatgtttatttatttcagattgcATTTGCCCATGAGGGGATTAATGAGCATCTAATAAATCACATATATCTGTAATTTAATAGCCTGTGTTTTATTCTCTCTTTTAGACGAGTGTTCAGGGCACAGTGCCTTACCTGGGCATCTTTCTTACTGACCTCACCATGCTGGACACTGCAGTCAAGGACAAACTGGAGGTGTGAAATCTGCACTCTCAGCGGTGCCTGGCAACACACTGTGTGCATGAGAAGGGCCACTCACAGCTAGTGACAAATAAACCCATGACCACTGTTCTGATGACTTGATTGAATTGATGTTAGTTTAGTGGAGAAGATGTGACTACCTTTTCCTCAGACACATTATGTTGCCTCAGCAATCTGTCAactaaactaaattaaaatacagtatGGTGAAatccatatttttaaaatagcaGATCaactgtgtttttctttgtttttgacaGAATGGCTATATAAACTTTGATAAAAGAAGAAGGGTATGTACAACATATACAATGAATCTGTATCCCACCTGACAAAATGCTTTACTGATAAGTAATATCCAGTATGGATTTTATGTTGCATTAGTATAATGCATCCTTTATTCACCATATTGAATATATGATGTGGTTTGTGTGGTCTTTACTCATGGCCATACTGTTTGTTGCAGTTTACTGCAAGTACGAGCGCATTCTAAGAATTGAATATGAGTTCAttaattttaatgaacatttaaacaagatcATTTGTATTATTAAGGCAAGTTAATGTTTTTCTCACCAACAGGAGTTTGAGGTTCTGGCTCAAATCCGACTACTGCAATCGTCCTGTAAAAACTGCACTTTCACTACAGACGAGACATTCCTTCGCTGGTACCACAGTGTGCCCTCACTgaccgaggaggagtggtgagtcCCTACacatgcattacattacattttacatttccagcatttatcagacacccttatccagagcgacttacaatcagtagttacagggacagtccccctggagcatttttagggttaattgtcttgctcagggacacaatggtagtaagtgggatttgaacctgggtcttctggttcataggcgagtgtgttacccgctaggctactaccaccccacatgcATCAGTACTATCAAGATCCGAATTCAGTACTTGTGGGGAGATGCACTGTACTGTTTTAGTATATGAGGATtgtatataatttttcattaaaagaTCATTTCCAGTGTGTTTGGTTTGCAGTTACAGATTATCCAATCAGATTGAAGCACCTTGTGATCCAAGCCCTGCACGTCCCACTGTGGTCATCACCCAATGTCCAGAGTAATGTCACCTTCTCTCAGTATACATGACATACACTGTACATTAGGGGTCATCCTTATTACTAAGATACAATGTGTGGAACACTGCATGGAATGTTCATATTGCGTTcatatttttgtctttcttaGTGCTAGCATGTCCGTGAACAGGGCAGCACTTGAAAATGATGGCATGTTTGACTTCCCCTCTCCTGTCAATCACCTTTTGTCCAAACTCACAAAGGTATACTGAATGATCTGAGCTTCACTGATTCACAATGCACTGTAATTACATATATGAGATATATATATCATCTGCATTTGACTAGTATGTCCTCACTATGACAtaggggtcagtggtggcctagcacaggggtcagtggtgggctagtggttaagaaagcggccccgtaatcagaaggttgccgaatcccgatccgccaaggtaccactgagcaaaccaccgtccccacactgctcagcgagggtgattgttaaaagcagaggacacatttcgttgtgtgcaccgtgtgttgtgctgcgctgcagtgtatcacaatgacaatcacttcattttcacttcatcaGCTCTTCATTTCTGAACTGGATGGTGATTTCATGGACCATCCTGAGTTGCTAACGTTGTTATTGTTGCTTCTTATTCCAGCATATGAAGTCACCCTCTGTTTCATGCCTGGATGTGGAATCCTCTCCTCCCACACCTAATGACCACACAAACTCTGCACTGACCCCAACACCATCCTCACCAACCACTGTGAAATCTCACCGTCGCTCTGTCTCCTGTGGCAACAATCCCACCAATAGCAATCAAAGTGTGGGCCCTGATATCCGAATCATTAGGATACGGATGGATTTACAGGATGGAAATTTATACCGAAGCATTATGGTAACTTCTGGCATTATACTCAGTTCTGATTAGAGGGTATTAACTAACATTGCTTAATGCAAAGGTCGGTTAATCTGACAAGTTATCAGGGCTCtcaaacaagaattgctggtgtcttcctcttgtaagtcgctttggataaatgcgtctgcaaaataaagtaaaataaagtaaagtaaaggttaATCTCTGACCTCAATTAATAAATTAGCCCTAAGGAATCAAAAAGGAATTCAATAGCTCTTTTAATTAACCAggattaacatttacagcatttaccagacgcccttatccagagcgacttacagtcagtagttaccctggagaccctcagggttaagtgtcttactaagggacacaatggtagtaagtgggatttgaacctgggtcttctggttcataggcaggtgtgttacccactaggctactgtgaCTAGTGATAATGGAATAAATGCAAGACGTACCTCATTGTGGTTTATTCCTCACATATTTGCTACATCAGCAAGTTACTAGTATCATATGTTTTAGCATGGAATGTGcaattaacattattttgaTTTTCTGTTCCCCTAGGTGACAAGTAATGACAAAGCTCCCTCAGTAATCATCTCAGCCTTACAGAAACATAACCAAGACACCAAAGAAGCTGCCAAATACGAGCTGATACAGCTTCTACCTGAAGGAAAAGGTAGATATTGTTGTTaccaaatgtgcattttaatggAAGTATTCAACTGGTTTTATGCTTTATcatcaaatttgaaatgttaataattcacattattttttatgcTCTTTTCACATTATGCTCTAGAACTGACTATACCTGCATTGGGTAATGTATTCTATGCCATGACTCCAGCCAGCAATGAGTTCCTTTTGCGGCGGCAAGGGGGAAGCACACCATTTGGCTCTTCCTCGAACAGCAAAGAACCCAGCGCTACTTTCCCACGAATCAAAGACAAGGGACGCAAACTGGTCCGGACTCTCTTTTGACAGccttattttttcttcttctacaaCCACAGTCCAAGTACTTCTTACCAAATCCAAAGgtcaaaatgtatttcaaaatgaatgtatGTTTCAAGAGCAGCCAAACATTGGTGGAGCAGCTTAACAAAGACATTTCTAAGGCCCTGTTTCTATTCAGACATCCAAAGTGGATGTTTGCAGCTTAGAAGGCGCTATTGCATAATTTCAGTTTACATAGCACATATAGGTTTCACTCTCTTTCAGAGGTTGCATTGTAGCACAAGTGCAATACGTAAAGAATTACAGAGAGCCAATATTGAGGACTTAGGTACGTCAGGCATTTCCAGACTTTTTCAACGTTGCACTAGTGACTATTCAACCAAGAGGCCTGAAAACTCAACAAAGAACACCCAATATGCTAATGGCTGTAGGAAAACCATTATTCCCAAACAGAATGAAGTATATTTctactaaatatatttaagaGAGAACACTATGAATGTCTGctgcaatttaaaaaatcttattGTTCAGAGTAAGATAAGCTCATGTATATATAGTGACTTGTCTGTGTTAACAGGAGTTATCCTGTTCAAAGACTTTAGACGTTATTCTCTGGTGATCCCTGGTTTTATTGACTATATGCCAGTGATGTCTCAGATGAGACAAAGGCATTAAGGGCCAGGAGGAGGGGATATGCTGCTGGTATGCTGAGTGTCTGCTTACCCTTTGCTCGTAGTCTGGAATTATCAAGTGCCTTGTGTTCTCAGGTGTCCCTGCCTTTCTGCACGCTTCACGAAGTCTGAGTCGTGCACTTGTCAGTTCTGTACAGAACAAGACTTCTTACTCACGATCACGCACTATATGCACTATACCATCAAACATGTACTTCTTAGTGTGGATGTATAATAAAGTTGTGTTTTTGATAGAGGCTGAGTGTGAGTCAGAAACTGAAAGCAAATATATGCAGTCTATACATATAGGGTTAGGGCTATATAAACAGTTTTGTATTacaattaactttttatttagaaaaaaaattgtttcaacAAAATTATGCAGAAATTAAGATTTAATTTAAGTACTGGTACAAACTGCATTTA
This genomic stretch from Denticeps clupeoides chromosome 5, fDenClu1.1, whole genome shotgun sequence harbors:
- the rgl2 gene encoding ral guanine nucleotide dissociation stimulator-like 2 isoform X2 — its product is MKTTWYCPLDLSTVFEEEEDGIIYTVVVKPQHTPSSRPYVFRSQCVKAGTEEKLVLHLLHAFSMGDSSFVSIFLSTYRSFTTTERVLNVLRDRLEHPPGETKSHLRHAFNKAVCTVFSTWLTEYPEDFCSLPDPSCLLCLAPVLPTDSPGSELKSRVLQIAEELSEKSLLCSPPRDRSNNMNYTSDSTQFDATTILGFLADVIAEQLTKIETELFLQLVPYHCLGSLWSQRDKKGREGQCWSVKETVRQFNRLANAVRASCLWIKELRSQQRARLLEKWISVAEACRARKNFSSLYAIISALQSNPIHRLRRTWQETDREAVRRYEELSSIFSEKDNYSQSRELLKEEGTSKFANQDSRINNRKNTGTSVQGTVPYLGIFLTDLTMLDTAVKDKLENGYINFDKRRREFEVLAQIRLLQSSCKNCTFTTDETFLRWYHSVPSLTEEECYRLSNQIEAPCDPSPARPTVVITQCPDASMSVNRAALENDGMFDFPSPVNHLLSKLTKHMKSPSVSCLDVESSPPTPNDHTNSALTPTPSSPTTVKSHRRSVSCGNNPTNSNQSVGPDIRIIRIRMDLQDGNLYRSIMVTSNDKAPSVIISALQKHNQDTKEAAKYELIQLLPEGKELTIPALGNVFYAMTPASNEFLLRRQGGSTPFGSSSNSKEPSATFPRIKDKGRKLVRTLF
- the rgl2 gene encoding ral guanine nucleotide dissociation stimulator-like 2 isoform X1 produces the protein MLPRSMRTAAVDLPGVGSRDVPLIGYRALQSDEGISNSDTSRAVDSKDTDPAQADFSPMKTTWYCPLDLSTVFEEEEDGIIYTVVVKPQHTPSSRPYVFRSQCVKAGTEEKLVLHLLHAFSMGDSSFVSIFLSTYRSFTTTERVLNVLRDRLEHPPGETKSHLRHAFNKAVCTVFSTWLTEYPEDFCSLPDPSCLLCLAPVLPTDSPGSELKSRVLQIAEELSEKSLLCSPPRDRSNNMNYTSDSTQFDATTILGFLADVIAEQLTKIETELFLQLVPYHCLGSLWSQRDKKGREGQCWSVKETVRQFNRLANAVRASCLWIKELRSQQRARLLEKWISVAEACRARKNFSSLYAIISALQSNPIHRLRRTWQETDREAVRRYEELSSIFSEKDNYSQSRELLKEEGTSKFANQDSRINNRKNTGTSVQGTVPYLGIFLTDLTMLDTAVKDKLENGYINFDKRRREFEVLAQIRLLQSSCKNCTFTTDETFLRWYHSVPSLTEEECYRLSNQIEAPCDPSPARPTVVITQCPDASMSVNRAALENDGMFDFPSPVNHLLSKLTKHMKSPSVSCLDVESSPPTPNDHTNSALTPTPSSPTTVKSHRRSVSCGNNPTNSNQSVGPDIRIIRIRMDLQDGNLYRSIMVTSNDKAPSVIISALQKHNQDTKEAAKYELIQLLPEGKELTIPALGNVFYAMTPASNEFLLRRQGGSTPFGSSSNSKEPSATFPRIKDKGRKLVRTLF
- the rgl2 gene encoding ral guanine nucleotide dissociation stimulator-like 2 isoform X3; translation: MLPRSMRTAAVDLPGVGSRDVPLIGYRALQSDEGISNSDTSRAVDSKDTDPAQADFSPMKTTWYCPLDLSTVFEEEEDGIIYTVVVKPQHTPSSRPYVFRSQCVKAGTEEKLVLHLLHAFSMGDSSFVSIFLSTYRSFTTTERVLNVLRDRLEHPPGETKSHLRHAFNKAVCTVFSTWLTEYPEDFCSLPDPSCLLCLAPVLPTDSPGSELKSRVLQIAEELSEKSLLCSPPRDRSNNMNYTSDSTQFDATTILGFLADVIAEQLTKIETELFLQLVPYHCLGSLWSQRDKKGREGQCWSVKETVRQFNRLANAVRASCLWIKELRSQQRARLLEKWISVAEACRARKNFSSLYAIISALQSNPIHRLRRTWQETDREAVRRYEELSSIFSEKDNYSQSRELLKEEGTSKFANQDSRINNRKNTGTSVQGTVPYLGIFLTDLTMLDTAVKDKLENGYINFDKRRREFEVLAQIRLLQSSCKNCTFTTDETFLRWYHSVPSLTEEECYRLSNQIEAPCDPSPARPTVVITQCPDI
- the rgl2 gene encoding ral guanine nucleotide dissociation stimulator-like 2 isoform X4, with translation MLPRSMRTAAVDLPGVGSRDVPLIGYRALQSDEGISNSDTSRAVDSKDTDPAQADFSPMKTTWYCPLDLSTVFEEEEDGIIYTVVVKPQHTPSSRPYVFRSQCVKAGTEEKLVLHLLHAFSMGDSSFVSIFLSTYRSFTTTERVLNVLRDRLEHPPGETKSHLRHAFNKAVCTVFSTWLTEYPEDFCSLPDPSCLLCLAPVLPTDSPGSELKSRVLQIAEELSEKSLLCSPPRDRSNNMNYTSDSTQFDATTILGFLADVIAEQLTKIETELFLQLVPYHCLGSLWSQRDKKGREGQCWSVKETVRQFNRLANAVRASCLWIKELRSQQRARLLEKWISVAEACRARKNFSSLYAIISALQSNPIHRLRRTWQETDREAVRRYEELSSIFSEKDNYSQSRELLKEEGTSKFANQDSRINNRKNTGTSVQGTVPYLGIFLTDLTMLDTAVKDKLENGYINFDKRRREFEVLAQIRLLQSSCKNCTFTTDETFLRWYHSVPSLTEEECI